Below is a window of Zygosaccharomyces rouxii strain CBS732 chromosome C complete sequence DNA.
AGAGCACTTATTATCTCTTCTCTGAAGATGTTGGTTCCAAGGTCGCTGGTTTGACTGTTGAAAATGTGGATATCAGCTTGGAACCGCCATCATTTCCGTTGGATAAATACGCGGATTTTATCTACCACTACGGTAAGAAAGTCCCCAAAGATACTGCCTATACTCTTTTATTGATGGCCCATTTGGCCATAAAGACGGATCTTTGGGAACTTAGAATGAGAGACTATCCATTGCCTGCAATTTCATTCCCCAATACATTTACCAAAGGTGACGTCGTTTTGGGGGAACGAATGCCAGATGATTACTCTTTGAGAACAGTTTATGTTCCGTTCGTTCCTGCCGCAGATACCATTGAACATCGTACCGTTGATTCCATTTACGGCACACACGTAATAAGGACGCTAAATTCGGTTAAGGTATATTTTAACATTACATCCAGTGTCCATTCTACCATTCCAGCAACTATTACCTGGGGTAAATCACTACAACCAGCATACGAGTCTTTGATGTTATGGTTTGACTTTTTGACAAGACCAAAAGATGACCCTTCTCCAAAAATTGGGTTTTGGGATAAATTCAGATTTTTACTTCATGGTAGGTGGATTTATGAATTCTCCGACATCAGTGGTATTCAGTTAAACATTAAAGGTTCTGGAAATCCCTACAAAATTGCAGATGACGGTGCTGGTCTTACCTTCTTTTGGGCTGGTGGAACTGTGCTCCGTCTCCATGATACCACGGATAATAGGGACTTTTTGGTGATAGAATccaaaaagtttcaattAGCAGTAAGAGATTTTACAGAGCCCAATAAGTTTGATAAAGTTTACATGAATTTAGATGGAGAGGTTGTTTGGAAATTAGGACTTGTTTTCGAAGAAGGTGATATACAAGACCCTGGTGAATGTCCTCGTACCGTTCCTTCTAGACCCCACTATGATATTTCACTGAGAAACCCAGCTTATGCCAAAGATCTACAGGATTACGACGCTTATCGAGGGTTTAGAAGTGCATTTATTCATATGTCGCTTGGCGTATACTCAACTAGAAGGGACTCTGTTAATTGTCTTTACTTGGCACCTCACGCTGTTGCGCATTTTTTGGAATGGTGGAATTTGTTCCATACATATACTTCAGGGCCTATTAGACAAGGACCACTTTTTAATGTATTTGAACCAGACACTGCAAAGTTCGGTAGATCTTTATTCACTGTCAAATATCAATTATCTCTAACACCGTTGGTTTTCACTCATGCGTATAGACACTACTCTGACTTAGGTGAAGGTAGCAATATTAGTTTTACTGGTCTTAAAggtaaattgaaaactttgaaGATAGATTTGCATCAAAAGAGAGTGAAACTTTTGCATACAAATGAgagattgaagaaatctaaGGCAATTTGGAGTTTTAAGATGTCTAAGGGAGAGATCGATTGCACAGAGGCGGATATAAGGATTTTGACCACCTCGTTCAAGCAGCCTGaagttgaaaaagaagCTGTGCCTGAAGTTGCAGAAGAAGTTGAGGACTTTCCGTCAGGTCAAGATCAAGGGGGTGCTTCGATGCATACTTTCGAATTGGAAGATACTGCATGGTTTGACTTGGAGGATTACGTTGATTTGGATCAAGTGACCCTTGAGTCTACTCAACCCTTAAGTTTAGAAGCTATACCATTAATGTATTCTCCAAGAATATCCTACTTCAGGAAGATAAACGATTCTGGttattttgtaaaatatcCATTtggagaagaaaattctCACAAGTGTCTGATGGGTAAAGATGATTCTGAAAGTACTCAAAAACGTTTGGTTATTGACAGACATAAGGAAATTGAGCAAGAAATAAATGCAATTACTTCTAAACTAGAGGAAATGACAGGGGAAAGTGGTAACTTACAGACATACCATACGCAGTATCAATATCTCTCTCAAAAGCTTCACAAAGCGAAGCATAGGTTATTTATAATTGAGAACATCCTCGATGACTTGAGAAATTCAGCAAAAGAGTCTCGTTTGTTCCGTggtgatgaggatgatgaagcaTCTAAGTTGAGCCGTTCCCGTTCTCAATATAGTAAtcttgatgaagagaatAATTACTGGTCTGATCCCGCCTTAGTGAGGTTGCATACTATTGAAACATTTAGAACAATGAGACGTGAGTCTTGTTTACAAATGGATTCAAGCTATGATAATAGATTTTTTGTTCACAATATTCAATTTAAAGTCAACAAAAAAGTTCGTCATAACTTGATGGAATATTTCACAAGTGCCTTTGAAAGGAAATCcatgaaatttttcctGACTTACAAATCTGTCACTCTACTCAACGAACTATTGGGTACAGCAATCTCCAATACTACTTCTTCCATAAGCCAGAATCCCCCAGATCTAGATGCTATAGTTTCGAATTCGGAATTTATGGAACGCTTTGAAGAGCTTATTAGGGAAGTTCCAAGTAGCCTGCTGGATTATTTGGATAGTTATCTAATTCGATTGATTTCACCACAATTACAAATTATGTCTGAAAATGAACCCAATGTAGCGGCACTACTATCTGCTAGGGATATTGAAGTTGGAATCATTGATGTCATTCAAGCGTTGGATGAATCAGGTGATAAAATGGTTATGGACGTTAACACACTTGTTGAAACAAGGGTGTGTGTTATTTCAAAGGACATCCAAGTTTTCACTCTTCTAAAAAATGATGTTTTAGCAAATGGAGGTGAAGGTGTTTATAAAAACGGTTATGGTGTCAGAGATAAGGCTAAGTTATGGCCACCATGGATCCCAATGGAGGTTTGTTTTGATGGATCGCTTCTAGAAGAACATGTTTTCTTAAGAAGAAAGTCCATGTTCTTTACGTACACAATCCCCAATCCTCTGTTTTTCTCGGATAAGGAAATTCCAGGATTGTCCAGCAGTCCTACGTTCAGAATTGGTTTCCCTGGGTTACTCATTACTTCAACATCACAGCAGTACTGTGCGATTTATAATATTGTGGAAGATCTTCTAGACTTTGGTGCTACTTTAGAGGAAAAAGTGGCCAAATTGGCCAATGTTATGTTAGCTGAAGAAGTGAAATACAATTTGCAGAAATTAGATACATCAGTGGTAACGAATCTACAGAGGAGAGTTAAAGAGCAGTATTATACTCgtgaatttttgaagctTCATGATGCTGCTACTTTTAGAAAGACTTCAAAACTTTTAACTCTTGAGATTCGAACTACTCTGTTGGAActttttatcattatgACTGCCATCAAGAAAAACTATGATAATTTAGTTAAAAGCCATAGGGCAGGTAGAAGTAGGTTAGAATGGCGTGTAGCTGCTGACGAGTTAATTTGGCAGATGTTcgatgataaaaagaaacCATTTACGACAATTGCTTTGAGTTCATCGACTTTCGTCCGTCATGAGGCTCTAGATGGTACTAACACTAATACTGTATCTCTATCATCGGTTCATGTTTTCAATCAGCAGGAAAATCCAACTTACGTTGAAATTGTAGTACCTTTCGATTCCCATCCTCGTTATTCGAAAGATGTACCCATGGTGGAAATTTCGTGGAAATTGGGACCCCCAGTAGGTGGTATTGGTGATCTACAAAAGATGGTGGTTAATTTACAACCTATTAGGTTTAAGATAGATCATATTACCTCTGAAAAGTTTCTCAATTATTTATTCCCAAAGAATGATCGGAATATTGCTCCTACAAATACAGCTGTTTCTTCCAATGTTTCAGCCAATCTGAGTCCTGCTCGTTTAAAGCGgaatttgaatgaaatgtCTTTCAGACAAACTGCTATGTCTACGGTGCTGGATATACACGGTAATTTACGCAGTCACTCTCCAACTGGTGATTCTTTTGGTAATGTTGGCGCTAAcagtggtggtggtagtgaCGGTGATTCGATAGAAGTGGCCACTTCTCCTAGTGGATCAGAGGAATCTAGTATCGGTAGAAAGGcttcaaagaagattgCTACACAATTGTTCGATCAGCCAGATGAGAATATAAGCGAGATGGTTAAAAGATCAGgtaccttcttcaatgtCGGTTCTGTTCAtatccaaaaattgataatgtCTGTTTGTTACAAAGGCTCACATCATCTTTTTACGGATGTAGATAATTTAACTGTTAGAGTGCCTCATCTAGACTATAAGAATAAATTATGGTctagagatgaatttttggCAGCTTTGAGAAAAGATATTACAAGGGTTGTATTGGGGCATTTGGGTAATATTATCGGTAATAAATTCATCCCACataagaaggaaaataaaCTAAAGGCATCTATGGATATTTCACAGTTGTTAAATTGGGATAGCAGGGGGCATGGTTCGAAGGGGGCCCCCATTGGAAATAATCCTTCCTTCGAGGTCTCTGGAGATAGTATACCAGAGGAACCTATCGACGGAGAAGTAGGGATAGAACCTTTTTCAGGGTAGGAAAGATGACAAACGCTAGTATTGTACCATGATGTACTCTCATTGTTATTTATTCATAAAGCATATTGTCAATTACCAATTCTgacaattttccaatgtACTTGTATTTTTATGCGGAAATTTCCTGAAGTTCTGTCAATTTAACGAGCAAATCTAATGGATCTAAATATTCCGAAGCTGCACTTTACTTATTCTATCATATCCATATGTGTACTATTATAAGCATGTATAAAGCAAGTTtttaaatatttttaatGAGTTAATGGGAATTTTGGCAGTAAATATAATTCAATTCcgtaattcttcaaaacttcAAACATTACTTAGTAATATTATTGCGAATGATAGAAATTTCTATCTAGGAGTATTTTATTCTCAGAAAATATTTTGTATTATTATAGTGTTGAACTCTGACCGATGGCACCGGGATATGAAAAAGCGAGAAcgttttcaatatcatcttATCAACATGTAATTAAACCTAGATCTCTAGGAACACAATAATATagcatttgaaagagcCATTACGGTTACACAGGGACCTTTCACCGATATTATTCCATGTCATTCCTGGGTAGCCTTCGTCAGAAGGCTTCATTTTGGGATAAAATAGCAGAGAATTTTGCACCTTCCCAGACAAGAGATGAGAAGTTTAGAAATGAATATAAATTACCTCTAGAGGAGAGTATTATAGATGATACCAATGCTGATTTGTCGTTCATCAGTGCGTACAGCAAATCTAAGgagttaaagaagaaagaaggtCAAGCGATGGCCTATGTGTATTCTGGAAAGTTATTTTTGACTCCCCACTACTTAGTTTTTAGGGATGCTTTTGACAATTCATCATGCATAATGATTCTTAATGTTTCGACGATAAAAAGGGTGGAGAGAGCACCATTTAGCTCATATGCATTATCATTAGTGGTTACTCTTTACTCCGGGACTCAGGTGCTTATTCAATTTATTGGAGTTCGTTACAGATCCGAACAATTTTGTGAACAACTAAAAAAGTGTTTAAAGGGAAATATCGACCACGCTAAAGCCCTGCCAACGTTTTTGGATTCATGTTATTCTGAATTCTTGTTACGGAAGAATCTGCTACAGATGAAAGATATCAAGGCACCTGGTGGTGGTCTCggtcaaaaattcaagtaTCCTGGTCAGAATACAGTTGCAAAGGAGAAAGCTAAACTTAGATTGTGGTTCAATTATTTTAGAGAGAATGGTGCCAATTTAGCAATTGTAAAAAAttatacttttgaaaagcTAATTAGGGTTGGAGTCCCAAGCAGAATAAGAGGTGAGATATGGGAACTGTGCAGCGGGTCCGTTTATTTACGCCAACAAAGTCCTcatgaatttcaagaaatcttaGCCAAAAATGAAGGTAAGACTTCACAGGCGGTAGAAGAAATCgaaaaagatttgaaacgATCTTTGCCTGAGTATTCTGCTTACCAAACGGAGGAAGGTATTCAGAGGTTGAGAAGGGTTCTAACGGCatattcttggaaaaaccCCGACGTTGGGTATTGTCAAGCTATGAATATCGTGGCCGCGGGACTTCTCATATTTATGACTGAGGAACAAGCGTTTTGGTGTTTATCGAAATTATGTGATTGCTACGTGCCAGGTTATTACTCCAAGACAATGTACGGAACTCTGCTAGATCAGAAAGTTTTTGAGGCCTTTGTCCAAGAAAAAATGCCAGTGTTATGGGAGCACATTGAAAAATACGATATTCAATTATCTGTAGTGTCATTGCCGTGGTTTTTGTCTTTATTTTTCACCTCAATGCCCCTAGAGTATGCTGTTAGGATAATGgatatcttcttcatgaATGGATCGAAGACACTTTTCCAGGTGGCCCTGGCCATCTTGAGGATCAATGGTGAGGATCTCTTAGAGGCAGAGGATGATGGTATGTTTATTGCTATCTTAAAAAATTATTTCCTTACTTTGGATAAGAGTTCACATCCTGAATCTGCGGACCCCAAATTTAGACAAATAACCAAATTCCAGGAACTTCTGGTGACAGCATTTAAAGAGTTCAACATTATTACCGAATCAATGGTTACTCAGCATAGAAGCAAGTATCAGAATGGcattttacaaaatattGAGACCTTTGTTAAAAAGACACAACTTCGTCACATGCCTAAGACCTTCCATCTagaagaattcgaattATCCAACATTTATGATTTATTCTACCAAAGTATTGCAACTCACAAGATTGGCATGGGGACTGGATCGTCTAATATGGATTTCCCCGTTTTTGTTGGCTTTTTGGCAAAGTTCTGTGACTGGTGTAAGCCAAGTGATAGTGATAGAAACCCAACATATGTGGAACAGAAgaatgaatttttgaaaagacttTTTAAAAAATGGGATTCTAGTAAGACTGGTGAATTGACTTTGAATGATGTTGTTTATGGgttggataaattggtgACGAACGATCTTTTAGAATCGATTaactattttttttcattgtatgatggtgatgatgatggtcAGTTACAACGTGAAGAAGTTTTACAAATCTCAGAAGGTCTGCTTTTCCTAACGGATCCCTGGAAAACTGGGAAGTTCGTAGATGCATTAACCAAAAAAtctattgaagaaagtaTAGCTGAACAATTTGTCAAAGAGCATGGTGGAGAAGTGAAAATGAGCGACGTTCAACTACCCAGTGGTGTTACTATTGATGAGGAGAAGTTCAAAGCTGAGCAAAGTGAAAGATATTTACAAGCAGCTAGCAATTTTCTGCAGAGATCTTTTGAGTATGCGCAACCTGTCGAATTGGAGAAAGACATAAATTTAATTGACCTTTCCAATGATGACCAAGAGGGGGCAACAGAAAAAAGGGAATTCAACTCCTTGAAAGCAAATGCTGCTCTTGATCCTACACATCCCAAGGTGATTAATCTGGCTACTTTTAGAATGATCATATTAGCTGATGAATCTTACGAATTGCTCTTTTCACAAACTTTGAGAGATTCAATTCACACTTCCGAATCAGTCAATTCCTCTGATACAAAGAATAAGGCTCTTCGTAACATGTTTGACGGGATCATTGCAGATGGTAGAAGAGTTGCAGAATCGGTACGTCGTCGTGTAGATTCTGTCGCTACAAAGGGTAGTATTGCTTCAACAGAGAGTAACAGTAACCAAACCACTCACAGCAATGCTGTCTCTGCTGTTAGTGGTAATGCTCAAGAAAAGactgaagatttggatgattTCACTACAGAACAACCCGGTGAACATGAAGAATTATTGAGTAATTCGTGGATTGAAATGGGTGACACCGGTGATGATAGCTTAAAGCAGAGTAGACCATTGAGATCGATTCAACCAAACCCAGTAGAAAGTGAAGATAATCAACCTGATCTCATAGAATTCGAAACATAATTTTACAATTGGATACCTCATTAAATTTAACATCGATCTTATACCTTCATCGTCTTGTCATGTGAcgcttttttttctcttggacATCGTCATTACTTTGTGATGGCAGAACTTGTTGAAGTATCGCTGCCTACACTGCAGACACTGACAATATTCAAACAGATTAGAACTTTAATCATGATTGGTATCGGTGGAGCCTCTAGTCGCTTCATTAGGTCTTTCAATAACCCGTTTTTTACATCCA
It encodes the following:
- the HOB2 gene encoding Hob2p (similar to uniprot|Q06116 Saccharomyces cerevisiae YPR117W Hypothetical ORF), with amino-acid sequence MIGMWSERLWDLCKTTLLFFLIAIGVQALLSVLITWAFRFTDAPVEKFSFRIFGKSIKAFRLRTSSFDLKIGNIHFSIGRKLGLFLEDVSVELRETKGNAQNSSKKKPDKSSSSFLTGDKIQFTIGSGMLTVLRWMLPFRIYVKNLVTMKYDGTTLRAELASMAIAKFSDKKLNAEVFLHAATHLESGASIHHIGYEFKVRLDQSRDECTDKMLVIIQNWSSYLRVSGVHIRVPSLLDPYAPNDSDSSKGSNGDRLEKFLETSGNLLKKFRAPVETVKVVDIKIENIMVEYENNAVITISNLQLLLEFVSVYSYGMNLEFLPSKKYLHRDLQLSITANSMVAEADDVSIVRIPLINAIIATDCISKLFQGVPLTKAKVLNTFNVIDPTVVVTMDQLLAILTFINGYKAAKASKIATREGEEDNYDDAVDDNDDNDNGVELEYSDTGIDEEKNFQTQKERTVEVLKQKLRIVPNIMLEFNISNFSATLQLSERDNLIFKIYNVQFLGYHQNENMTFIPDSTINDTFSRPELAYLERDPFMENLTNYLKIVGATLTFLSLPDEGEYNALSIPICGFERFDSFMDEVTDFSFNIHSTLRHFSFTLDSFDVFNKISEALIEIWLVKQEGDKIQSKGTEGQQRTLKGPSLVFDWSLKMRFKDVSFSMLLAGFLPRYLDPIELNGMNLSDFGRGCIFLVNEAFLNLGPKQKDCHILDSSLIRIIENPRGPQLTDTIVKFRDLKFTTNWDKETSLTLPCIHLKLDVNIIWFVFFVRSVFDHHFLRFKQNGDTSVEKVQSKPVKKSRKFDLKLDKITIELTLPQNTPLLLSFTGISFAAENRVLKVSSLSALVKSVYVKKFDVHIPLMDIRDFEIDLSGIQKKSFSIATSEVHFHTEYHFRFYVIVDNIISFFKSIKQIHLAFRNLADFHKLYPSQMMPRKLPSLQFFTKKFCVEVKDDPFEQELGLIFKVGVLEQKERLEKLKEFELLKGDYLTPSQIDSVRENSWIRKARQRLLENFSTSWISRYREASISFYGMPPRIAKHQDIESTYYLFSEDVGSKVAGLTVENVDISLEPPSFPLDKYADFIYHYGKKVPKDTAYTLLLMAHLAIKTDLWELRMRDYPLPAISFPNTFTKGDVVLGERMPDDYSLRTVYVPFVPAADTIEHRTVDSIYGTHVIRTLNSVKVYFNITSSVHSTIPATITWGKSLQPAYESLMLWFDFLTRPKDDPSPKIGFWDKFRFLLHGRWIYEFSDISGIQLNIKGSGNPYKIADDGAGLTFFWAGGTVLRLHDTTDNRDFLVIESKKFQLAVRDFTEPNKFDKVYMNLDGEVVWKLGLVFEEGDIQDPGECPRTVPSRPHYDISLRNPAYAKDLQDYDAYRGFRSAFIHMSLGVYSTRRDSVNCLYLAPHAVAHFLEWWNLFHTYTSGPIRQGPLFNVFEPDTAKFGRSLFTVKYQLSLTPLVFTHAYRHYSDLGEGSNISFTGLKGKLKTLKIDLHQKRVKLLHTNERLKKSKAIWSFKMSKGEIDCTEADIRILTTSFKQPEVEKEAVPEVAEEVEDFPSGQDQGGASMHTFELEDTAWFDLEDYVDLDQVTLESTQPLSLEAIPLMYSPRISYFRKINDSGYFVKYPFGEENSHKCLMGKDDSESTQKRLVIDRHKEIEQEINAITSKLEEMTGESGNLQTYHTQYQYLSQKLHKAKHRLFIIENILDDLRNSAKESRLFRGDEDDEASKLSRSRSQYSNLDEENNYWSDPALVRLHTIETFRTMRRESCLQMDSSYDNRFFVHNIQFKVNKKVRHNLMEYFTSAFERKSMKFFLTYKSVTLLNELLGTAISNTTSSISQNPPDLDAIVSNSEFMERFEELIREVPSSLLDYLDSYLIRLISPQLQIMSENEPNVAALLSARDIEVGIIDVIQALDESGDKMVMDVNTLVETRVCVISKDIQVFTLLKNDVLANGGEGVYKNGYGVRDKAKLWPPWIPMEVCFDGSLLEEHVFLRRKSMFFTYTIPNPLFFSDKEIPGLSSSPTFRIGFPGLLITSTSQQYCAIYNIVEDLLDFGATLEEKVAKLANVMLAEEVKYNLQKLDTSVVTNLQRRVKEQYYTREFLKLHDAATFRKTSKLLTLEIRTTLLELFIIMTAIKKNYDNLVKSHRAGRSRLEWRVAADELIWQMFDDKKKPFTTIALSSSTFVRHEALDGTNTNTVSLSSVHVFNQQENPTYVEIVVPFDSHPRYSKDVPMVEISWKLGPPVGGIGDLQKMVVNLQPIRFKIDHITSEKFLNYLFPKNDRNIAPTNTAVSSNVSANLSPARLKRNLNEMSFRQTAMSTVLDIHGNLRSHSPTGDSFGNVGANSGGGSDGDSIEVATSPSGSEESSIGRKASKKIATQLFDQPDENISEMVKRSGTFFNVGSVHIQKLIMSVCYKGSHHLFTDVDNLTVRVPHLDYKNKLWSRDEFLAALRKDITRVVLGHLGNIIGNKFIPHKKENKLKASMDISQLLNWDSRGHGSKGAPIGNNPSFEVSGDSIPEEPIDGEVGIEPFSG
- the MDR1 gene encoding GTPase-activating protein MDR1 (highly similar to uniprot|P53258 Saccharomyces cerevisiae YGR100W MDR1 Cytoplasmic GTPase-activating protein for Ypt/Rab transport GTPases Ypt6p Ypt31p and Sec4p involved in recycling of internalized proteins and regulation of Golgi secretory function) codes for the protein MSFLGSLRQKASFWDKIAENFAPSQTRDEKFRNEYKLPLEESIIDDTNADLSFISAYSKSKELKKKEGQAMAYVYSGKLFLTPHYLVFRDAFDNSSCIMILNVSTIKRVERAPFSSYALSLVVTLYSGTQVLIQFIGVRYRSEQFCEQLKKCLKGNIDHAKALPTFLDSCYSEFLLRKNLLQMKDIKAPGGGLGQKFKYPGQNTVAKEKAKLRLWFNYFRENGANLAIVKNYTFEKLIRVGVPSRIRGEIWELCSGSVYLRQQSPHEFQEILAKNEGKTSQAVEEIEKDLKRSLPEYSAYQTEEGIQRLRRVLTAYSWKNPDVGYCQAMNIVAAGLLIFMTEEQAFWCLSKLCDCYVPGYYSKTMYGTLLDQKVFEAFVQEKMPVLWEHIEKYDIQLSVVSLPWFLSLFFTSMPLEYAVRIMDIFFMNGSKTLFQVALAILRINGEDLLEAEDDGMFIAILKNYFLTLDKSSHPESADPKFRQITKFQELLVTAFKEFNIITESMVTQHRSKYQNGILQNIETFVKKTQLRHMPKTFHLEEFELSNIYDLFYQSIATHKIGMGTGSSNMDFPVFVGFLAKFCDWCKPSDSDRNPTYVEQKNEFLKRLFKKWDSSKTGELTLNDVVYGLDKLVTNDLLESINYFFSLYDGDDDGQLQREEVLQISEGLLFLTDPWKTGKFVDALTKKSIEESIAEQFVKEHGGEVKMSDVQLPSGVTIDEEKFKAEQSERYLQAASNFLQRSFEYAQPVELEKDINLIDLSNDDQEGATEKREFNSLKANAALDPTHPKVINLATFRMIILADESYELLFSQTLRDSIHTSESVNSSDTKNKALRNMFDGIIADGRRVAESVRRRVDSVATKGSIASTESNSNQTTHSNAVSAVSGNAQEKTEDLDDFTTEQPGEHEELLSNSWIEMGDTGDDSLKQSRPLRSIQPNPVESEDNQPDLIEFET